The sequence ATTGTGTTATGACATGCAAAAGTTTCTGCATAAAAACTGGTGGTTTTTAAATTCAGTCagtaaaaaaagcaaacactgTGAAATACTGCCCCCTCTTGGTACAACATATGTCCTACAGACGGAATTATAAATGCCAACAACTTGCTTACCTTTTAGTTTTAAGCAAGCATTCTGGTGAAATTTtgtaatttgcatttttttgtaaaaaaataataaaacctttTGGGGTAAGTCAGAacactgtttattttaaaatcaaacttcaaaattaaaacaaaaaatctagcTTGGACCTTTTGaacttttaaaaaccaaaaccatTCAATTTAccaaaagattaaaaacatgaCTAAACAGCAGTTATGACCACAAGAACACTACATTAAAGCAAACATAAAATTAtagacacaatacattaaaagcaGATTTGTATGTTCTGACTGTTATAAAAGCCATAACTCTGAGACTTAACATAAAGTTATCTTGGCTACTAGTTATTACTTACCTGACATTTCTTATAATTTCATAGTTTCACATATTAACTGAGTTCAGTTTTTGTGCTTTTGCATTTGTCCATGAGATTTATATCTTGTGGATTTTGTTTCCTCTGAGCTcctcatttaaaaataagtgagatatggcttttttttcagcaaataTATGCAATAAGCCAATGttagttttgtttgtattaCCATTTCTTGACGTATGCCTCTCTACTTAGATCACCTTGGATATACCATCCCCTCAGAAGAAAACTTGTGCAATTGTGCATATCATCTGTCAAAGCTTATCATAGTAGTTTCTTAGAACTAAATCTAGCCCCCTCACTTTGAGCTTCATGTTCTACATTACCTGCTCAGCTCAGAACCTCAAATAAAGACACTGAGGGGTTAGGGCAGTGGACACAACTCAACACTGTATTTAGTTGGGAGAGATGGTGCGTCTGCGAAGGCAGCTACACGTCAGGCACTTTAGGATGCTCATGGTGATGTGCATGAGAGGGCCAAAATTGAAAAGCAAGTTGTAGAAGGTGTTCACAGACAGGCCGCCAGTCTCATCTGCGTATTTTAAGGCCACAATGGGTGTGTAGAGGCTGTTGGTCAGATTCCTAAAGCGAGGCCTCTCCGACTCAATAACCATCTTAGTGCACTGGAGAAATAAAACAGTCAATTTTAGGTGAGGATTATTCGGACTTCATATCAGTCAGTGAGcacaaaacaactcaaacttTAAATCCTAAACAAGTTTTGGCTCAAACAGGCTCCCGTTGCCTTACTTTAGCTATGTCCTCTGGAGTCTGGCCCATGGCTTCAAATATATCTATGGATGATGGAAGGtaaacatctttaaaatatCGAACTGTGTCTGCATCGACTCCTGGAAAATCCATCTTAGCCACGTCTTCCATCATTTTCGTCTCAAACTCAGTGTGCACAGGGCCAGGTTCAATCATGGACAACCTGAGGCAAGCAGATACAGCAAGGCATAGAtgaaacagcaaaaaataaagaaatgaaaaaatatataaatctatCAAGACGGGAGGGAAGAAAGAGGTCAATTTACCGTATATTGAACTTCAGCAGCTGCACAGCCATACTCTCACAGAACCCTTCCATTGCAAACTTAGAGGCTGTGTAAACATCATTAAACACCACTCCTGGTTTGAGAACAAAACAAAGTGAAATAAAGAATATCAATACATCACATTACTAAATCAGTAAATTACAGttacatctcaaaaaatttgaatatcatgaaaaagttatatatattttgttacctatttcagaaagtaaaactcatatattatatagatttaatacacagagtgaaatatttgaagcacttatttcttgtaattttgatgattatggcttacagaaaataaaaccccaaaaattttgtgtctcagaaaattagaacattgtgaaaagttaaatattggaaactcatagtgtcacaccctaatcagctaattaattccaaccacctgcaaaggtttcctgagcctctaaatggtctccaagtctgggtcagtaggctacacaatcatggggaatactgctgacttgacagatatCAAGAAGACAGttactgacaccctccacaaggaggctaagccacaaaatgtcattgctaaagaagctgctTGCTCCCAAAGGGCTGTATCCAAGTacattcatagaaagttgagtgggaGGAAAAAGAGTGGTATGATAAAGTGAACCACAACAGAGTTGACCGGAACCATgggaggattgtcaagcaaaattcaTTCAAGGAtctgggggagcttcacaaggagtggacaggagtgggagtcagcATATCAAGATAGACAATGCAGAGATGAGTACTACCCATGGGCTACAAGCATAGGATCCACATTGTTCAAAGTCCAgcatgaagtttccacagtcagtgatgatttgggttgCCATGTTATCTGCTAAtgttggtctactgtgttttctgaagtccacagtcaacacagccGTCTACCAGGAAatgttagagcacttcatgctccCTTAAGCTGACAAGCATTATGTAGATGCTGATTCCATGGGAcgtggcacctgcccacactgccaaaggtaccaaaagctggttcaatcaccatgcttttactgtgcttgattgccTAATCTGAACTCCACAGCATCTATAGGAtcttgtcaagaggaagatagaggaaaataatttttagaatCCTGACATTTAGCCTGCATCAGTGTTGATGCAGTACTCATTTCAATgtatatacaagtccttctcaaaatattaggatattgtgataaagttcattattttccataatgtcatgatgaaaatttaacattcatatattttagattcattgcacactaactgaaatatttcaggtcttttattgtcttaatacggatgattttggcatacagctcatgaaaacccaaaattcctatctcacaaaattagcatatcattaaaagggtctctaaacgagctatgaacctaatcatctgaatcaacaagttaactctaaacacctgcaaaagattcctgaggcctttaaaactcccagcctggttcatcactcaaaaccccaatcatgggtaagactgctgacctgactgctgtccagaaggcaactattgacaccctcaagcaagagggtaagacacagaaagaaatttctgaacgaataggctgttcccagagtgctgtatcaaggcacctcagtgggaagtctgcgggaaggaaaaagtgtggcagaaaacgctgcacaacgagaagaggtgaccggaccctgaggaagattgtggagaagggccgattccagaccttgggggacctgcggaagcattggactgagtctggagtagaaacatccagagccaccgtgcacaggcgtgtgcaggaaatgggctacaggtgccgcattccccaggtcaagccacttttgaaccagaaacagcggcagaagcgcctgacctgggctacagagaagcagcactggactgttgctcagtggtccaaagtacttttttcagatgaaagcaaattctgcatgtcattcggaaatcaaggtgccagagtctggaggaagactggggagaaggaaatgccaaaatgccagaagtccggtgtcaagtacccacagtcagtgatggtctggggtgccgtgtcagctgctggtgttggtccactgtgttttatcaagggcagggtcaatgcagctagctatcaggagattttggagcacttcatgcttccatctgctgaaaagctttatggagatgaatatttcatttttcagcacgacctggcacctgctcacagtgccaaaaccactggtaaatggtttactgaccatggtatcactgtgctcaattggcctgccaactctcctgacctgaaccccatagagaatctgtgggatattgtgaagagaacgttgagagactcaagacccaacactctggatgagctaaaggccgctattgaagcatcctgggcctccataagacctcagcagtgccacaggctgattgcctccatgccacgccgcattgaagcagtcatttctgccaaaggattcccgaccaagtattgagtgcataactgtacatgattattagaaggttgacgttttttgtattaaaaacacttttcttttattggtcggatgaaatatgctaattttgtgagataggaattttgagttttcatgagctgtatgccaaaatcctccgtattaagacaataaaagacctgaaatatttcagttagtgtgcaatgaatctaaaatatataaatgttaaattttcatcatgacattgtggaaaataatgaactttatcccaatatgctaatattttgggaaggacctgtaatgaCCTTTTTACCAGCTTCAGTCAGAATCTTCAGAaggtctttttgttttcttcaggaGTTAATACGCACATTTTGCACAAAAACACGTTCTTCTCTAGGGCACAGAACCTGTCTCCTTCCTGAATAATATGACAGCTGACCATTCCCATGGTGTTTATACTCAGGAGTAACTGTTTGGCCAGATGAAtatggcaccttcaggcatcagCATGCTTTCTTTGATTTTTGCATGATGTAGCACAAGAAGGCAGTGTGTTTAAGGTGTTACCTTGAAAAATATTGACATGTGTGGCTCCAATTCACTTAGGCGTTGTGAATTGACcaatcagaagcttacaaagcagAGTcttattttaagcatttttttaaacaagcctTTTTTGTAAGTTTGAATATTCAATAATTAGCTAATAAACAAAGATTGGACTTTTGCCTGGACTTGTCATCTGTCCTACTCTTGTGAAAAAGTCCTGCTTTTGGTAAGGTTTAAGTATGTCAAACTACAATGTAAAGTCTAAGAAGAATTTACTTGTCTTTTATAATAATCTATATTTTGACCCCATGCATCAGAACTGTGAAGTGTGAACACCTCTTTCTTGGATCATATTTCATAATACAGAgattttgttatatttgttttagaaattcatACCTTGGAGACCCATAACGCTGCTCATGACCACGATGTGTCCTGAACGCCTCTTCTTCATGTCTGGCATCACTTCTTTGATCATGCGAACCACACCGAAGAAGTTGGTGTCAAAAACTCTTTTCATTTCGTCGATGCTGATGCTCTCCACTGGTCCAAGCAAGCCCACACCTGCATTGTTGACTGAGAAGAAGCACAGAGACACAGATGAGACTTACCTTACATAGGCAATAATCCAGCAGTGTCAGCTTTTaaacagttcagtttgtttAGTCCATTTAATAAGAATAAACACACATTGATCATAAAGGTTATAACTTGCTGATGCCACCAGATGTCAGTGTGTGAAAGTTTCAGGGAGGTGTGATGTAACAGGAGTCTTTGCTAAGGGGCCTCAGGGTTTTGAGTAATTATGTGAAGGGAGAGTAATATGGGATGGAAGCAGGTTTATAAATAGATGCTTTATCCAGACTAAAGGTTTTAACAAGAACTGAAAAGAGGTTCTTGCTCAAGGGTCACTAATCTGAAAACATACAACACACTGCACATTAAAATCCATTAAATGTGCTATTGACAAAGATTTATCAGTTCTGGAACATATTTCCTGCTTAGTTTCTCCCATAAGGAAGCCAGTTAGGGCAATAAGTGTCTTTAAACCATGAAACTTTAGGACAGATGTTTCTAACTATATGTGTGATGGTATATGACAGGCTTTTTTTGAATTTGAAGACTTCCAATCCCCTCCTTTCACCCACCCCAGTGCAAAACCAGAGCGGGTGGAACAACAGTCTCAACAGTCTTAAACACTGCTGTTATAAGACTTTACAAGCTTTAATAacaattaaattacaaaaaggTTGTATTAAGCATTGAATATTGTGGCAGGGAGGTGAGTGTCCGCGCTTTTGCTAATTTAAGATATGAATGAAACAAATATACGAACTGttctaaaatacaaaacacatgtaACAACATatttatacacatacacatgtgTAGTAGAtctgaaagagaaaaagcagGTCTGCGTCCTCCTTAGTAAATGCCACTCACTCAGAATATCAATGTGGCGGTCTTTAACATTGTTGATACACTCCTTGACAGAGTCATCGCTGCATACGTCCAATGGGAGCAACATCAAGGTCTTCCCAAATACATCTCCAGCTGCTTCCAGAAGCTTATCCTTCTTCTTTAGGTCCCGCATGGTGGCAATGACTGGTTGATGGGGACAAAGGGTAATATGTAAGTAAAATGgcagaaaaaatttaaaactgaaaagaaatacTTGCATTTCATCTAAAGAAGTTAAAGATACTTCAAAATCCTCCAACACTGCATTATTCCTTTATCATCATTTTATGTTGGAAATACGTCTGAGACTGCTATGAGATCCACACTGTCAGGCTTATGCCTCTTTAGTCCAGGCCTTGGCAAATCTTTACAGACTTTTCAATTTATAGCCAAATAACTGCTCTGTTTAAGGccctttgtaaagtgccttgagacgaagTGGTGCaacacaaataaactgaattgaactaaaGGCACCAAACATACAGGGTTGggttaaatgaaagaaaaaacctAAATGATTTGGCATAAAAACTGTAGAAAATCTGGAAGTCCCTTACTAATTTCCACTAAAacaacttttgttttgttttgtcactcgccttttattcaaaatggtgatcttttttttccagtgacTGGGCAGTCTGTTCCAGCAACTAATATGAATGGATGTGCAGGACATGCTGAATTAGAAGATCTGAAACCAACAACACTATCGATGAGTCACTGCTATGCGTTACTTCGGACAGAGTGACACATAGAACTGCGCAAGCACAAGCAAATGAAACCTTCAAAATGGAAAGATAAGGTGAAACAGTCGGGGGTGGAGGGGGAGGTCAAAGTTTCTAAAAGACAGCCACACCTGTAACAGGTCACAGAATTGATTTCCTTTGAACTTTAATCACAGGACACCGCTAACCTACATACGACGCCGAAATCTATCATGAGCAGCTGTTATCAGCACACTGCTGCGGTCATGTATTCTGATGGTGCTTAACAGACGAATGAGTGGCAGTGCTGTTGCACAATGACAATAAGCACAAGTAAACAACCTTTAAATCCCACATTCATCTAAATCTACCTGTTCTCTGTATATAAAAGGGAAGCCTAATATAATTCCTCTGTGAACAAAAAATGGGCTGGATGACTATGGTAAAAATGGGATTACTTACAAACTTTATGGCAATATTTCATAAAACACACCAATGAAGGTGGACCTGTATCTCTAAAATGACTTTGTATAAAACTTGCTTTTTGTGTCTTCACATGCTACACCTTGTTATTTCTACATAAAGCAAATATTATCTTTATTTCAGAAGCCAGCATCCATGTAAGCAACAGAAGGATTTACGTGTTGAAAGAGAGGTAAACAAGGGATCCATTGTTCTTCTGGTTCCTGAAGGAAATAGTTCTGGGCAGCTCAAACATTCTGGAAAGAGCCGCATttgagtgaaaaaaacaaaggctTTTCAGAGTCCTTCTTAGAGCTTACTGCATGTCACTGTAGCAAATTGTAActcaatgtacaatgcaatatctaatctctgctgggtttcctaatGAACAGAGCAGATCAGTTCAATTTCTCAGATGTGGTTTTACTGAAAGCAGCTCAAAGCAAGAAACACACTCAGGCTGTGGTGGGAGGGAGCGAGAAatgaactgtttttgttttgctcatctACTTCACAGCAATAAATTTCATCAGATCCCAATGGCTCAAAGAAGAAAAGGAGATTTAAAACCAAGCACTGCAGAGTTGTCTAAATACTGATAGTCGTGGCTTCATTCACCTATGATTGTAATCGCAGGACACAGACCATAACAGGAGTGATGGATGGTTTCTCTACGGACACTTTCATTGTAGAACTACAAGCAATGTCAGTTCTGTGGAGATTCACAGCTAACAACAAAATCTTTTCACACTGGTCTTGAGGGAAACTCCCACAATGTccacaaagcaaaaaagaaaaagaagattttgaattcagtttaatttctaAACTCATATTAATGATGTCTGGGAAGCTGAGAGGAAACACAGACAAACAATGCCAAAGTGGGACACCATAACTCCCCTGTGTATCAATGGAGACTTCAAACAAGGCCCTTGCTCTAGAGTGAACCCATGCTTGTACAGGTCTCAAACTTTGTCCCCCCTTTTCACACTCACTCCAGTGTGGGGACTATAGGCACATTAGACACGGCATTAAACTGGAGCAGGCCCTCTACAATTCACAGCAATAAAAGATGGCTTTGTGCAAGAGAAGTCACTTGAAAAAGAACTGACAAGACTCCTTTTCTGAGTCCTGCATGGCAAGCGGCATCCTTGCAGAGCCCTACCCTGAAGCAACCCTTTCAGATGACAATAGGTGAGCCGGGGCGACTGGATCTCGTTCTGACTAAACTGTATGATTCCCATATTGGATTGGCAAACTACAATAATGGGCTCCACATAAAATCACATATGAGCGTGTGCATGCAACTCAGTCAAAACAAACTGTATGGGGGTGCGACAGCAGACTGTTGCAGGAAAGTAAACACGGACAAACCAGTGTTTCAAACGACCCACTGTATTACAGCCCTACTACTGATAGGTCTGATCAAAGAAACAATGAAGAAtaaagcgttttttttttttttgtttttttaccatgGTAACGCTTCTTTTCATCTTTGGCCAGCGTGACGGCGATTCGTAACCCGATGCCCGAGGAGCAGCCGGTGATCAGCACAACTTTCTGCCCACTGTTCGCCATGATCCGTCCGGGTAGGCGCTGTGTTTTCCAGCGTTCCTCTGCCCCTGATGGTCGCTTAGCTGCTGCAGGAGCTACCGATCACCGGACTTTTAAAAAACCAAAGCGGATCATGAAGCCACTGCGGCCATGTGAGCGCC is a genomic window of Girardinichthys multiradiatus isolate DD_20200921_A chromosome X, DD_fGirMul_XY1, whole genome shotgun sequence containing:
- the LOC124863027 gene encoding retinol dehydrogenase 8-like, which produces MANSGQKVVLITGCSSGIGLRIAVTLAKDEKKRYHVIATMRDLKKKDKLLEAAGDVFGKTLMLLPLDVCSDDSVKECINNVKDRHIDILINNAGVGLLGPVESISIDEMKRVFDTNFFGVVRMIKEVMPDMKKRRSGHIVVMSSVMGLQGVVFNDVYTASKFAMEGFCESMAVQLLKFNIRLSMIEPGPVHTEFETKMMEDVAKMDFPGVDADTVRYFKDVYLPSSIDIFEAMGQTPEDIAKCTKMVIESERPRFRNLTNSLYTPIVALKYADETGGLSVNTFYNLLFNFGPLMHITMSILKCLTCSCLRRRTISPN